A genomic region of Paenibacillus sp. PL2-23 contains the following coding sequences:
- a CDS encoding HD-GYP domain-containing protein, whose product MRTSKYEIFIGRQLEVNIYDALGTLLIAKGSVLLRSHLEKLEKFKIRTEEIKSAEAPAKNRNIQLEDMVKRAEKHLQGIDSCVAQNGTVPMAEVEENLLPMVQEAAQKHNLFQLLNELKEHGDYRYRQCIGTAVVATALGRRLRLGEAELKLLATASSLYDIGSLKLPSYLVNKASKLDIHETAIMRQHPRLGYELLKQSGVDERVALVALQHHEREDGSGYPNGLKGDQIDPLSKIVALADVYIAMISERPYRPAVAFFEVMDEIHQQTVQGMFDSATALTFLDSLLTSQIGCDVLLSDGRQGKIMLTNVNYPTKPLVALRGDEFINLSTSTGVAIQEIIG is encoded by the coding sequence ATGAGGACGAGCAAATACGAGATATTTATAGGTCGTCAGCTAGAGGTCAACATCTATGATGCGTTGGGCACTTTGCTTATAGCAAAAGGAAGCGTACTGCTGCGAAGCCACCTCGAGAAGCTGGAGAAATTCAAAATTCGAACGGAAGAAATCAAGAGTGCCGAGGCTCCGGCCAAAAATCGAAACATCCAGCTGGAAGATATGGTGAAGCGAGCGGAGAAGCATCTGCAGGGGATCGACAGCTGCGTCGCTCAGAACGGCACCGTTCCCATGGCGGAGGTGGAAGAAAATTTGCTGCCTATGGTGCAAGAGGCGGCCCAAAAGCATAACTTGTTTCAGCTTCTGAACGAGCTGAAGGAGCATGGTGATTACCGGTACAGACAATGCATCGGCACCGCCGTTGTCGCCACCGCATTAGGCAGGCGGCTGCGGCTGGGCGAAGCTGAGCTCAAGCTGCTCGCAACGGCCTCAAGCCTATATGATATCGGATCGCTGAAGCTTCCTTCTTATTTGGTCAACAAGGCGTCCAAGCTCGATATTCATGAGACCGCTATCATGAGACAGCATCCCCGTCTTGGCTACGAGCTGCTGAAGCAATCCGGCGTCGACGAGCGAGTCGCATTGGTTGCTCTGCAGCATCATGAGCGCGAGGACGGCAGCGGTTATCCTAATGGTCTCAAGGGAGATCAGATCGATCCATTAAGCAAGATCGTTGCTCTGGCTGACGTATACATCGCTATGATATCCGAGCGTCCTTACAGGCCTGCTGTCGCCTTCTTCGAGGTCATGGATGAGATTCACCAGCAAACGGTACAAGGAATGTTCGACTCCGCCACCGCCTTGACCTTCCTGGATTCCCTTCTGACCTCGCAGATTGGCTGCGACGTGCTGCTGTCGGATGGCCGTCAAGGGAAAATTATGCTGACGAACGTCAATTATCCCACCAAGCCGCTTGTTGCCCTTCGGGGGGATGAATTTATTAACTTAAGCACCTCGACAGGTGTCGCCATTCAAGAAATTATTGGCTAA
- a CDS encoding ATP-binding cassette domain-containing protein — MGSLFEIDSLSKRLPPDAEGRERILFSGLTAVIHEPVSIAITGASGQGKSTLLRMLACMEAVEEGDLRLQGKTFRQWDLRQWRQKVCYVAQQPVMLPGTVDDNLRIVSKLHGKPFDESFAYGLLERCGLEGGQLSKPASELSGGEKQRLALVRSLLLRPLMLLLDEVTASLDEENGRRVEELLLERQRSEGLTLIWVTHQPEQAQRAATLHWTLANGHLTVSEVAR; from the coding sequence ATGGGATCGTTATTTGAAATCGACAGCTTGAGCAAGCGCCTGCCTCCCGATGCAGAGGGGAGAGAGCGCATCTTGTTCAGCGGCCTGACCGCGGTAATCCATGAGCCCGTCAGTATCGCGATTACGGGTGCTTCCGGACAAGGGAAAAGCACGCTGCTTCGTATGCTCGCCTGTATGGAAGCTGTGGAGGAAGGCGATTTGCGGCTGCAGGGGAAGACGTTCCGGCAATGGGATCTGAGGCAATGGCGGCAAAAGGTATGTTACGTGGCGCAGCAGCCTGTCATGCTGCCTGGAACAGTAGACGATAATTTGCGAATCGTCAGCAAGCTGCATGGCAAGCCGTTCGATGAGAGCTTTGCTTATGGCTTGCTTGAGCGCTGCGGCCTTGAGGGAGGGCAGCTGTCAAAGCCAGCCTCGGAGCTATCGGGAGGGGAGAAGCAGCGACTCGCATTGGTGCGGTCATTGCTGCTGCGTCCTCTGATGCTGCTGCTTGACGAGGTGACGGCTTCACTCGATGAAGAAAACGGCAGGCGTGTGGAGGAGCTGCTGCTGGAGCGCCAGCGTTCCGAAGGCTTGACGCTGATCTGGGTGACTCATCAACCGGAGCAGGCGCAGCGGGCAGCCACGTTGCATTGGACGCTGGCTAATGGGCACTTAACGGTGTCGGAGGTAGCCCGATGA
- a CDS encoding SEC-C metal-binding domain-containing protein, producing MTKMLKSDEEQILKVFDNLQEDIDKSAAKWAEKRFKPISPSISLTQGLSRLTKDDLNVIRTNLEIKGVSSLKKDELVEVLAKGIVEQAPYYFDRLEERRYAFTSSLVNSNGVVSLEEKEFNPYLFSDFVDLGFIYTGSINGAKSLVMPAELQQAFKAIDTPAYRSIVARNTEWCKLTQGLLYYYGALTPEDFAKLIKKYIGEQDSSDMASIVLMYSDLYDYYVEDGIFRYISVSDEGHIWDEQKLRPTLDYYPFTKEQLLQAGEVDFVDRTPAHQAFAAFLSTHFDMSPEEAGEVADECVSSIQAGFSMQDVIDELGLIIEFEKRIMERFMGALIPLMNQTRKWHLKGYSPDEFAASNGVGPLASPPVRKAAPSNVVNFPTGNKVGRNEPCPCGSGKKYKKCCGG from the coding sequence ATGACTAAGATGTTGAAATCGGATGAAGAACAAATACTGAAAGTGTTCGATAACTTGCAGGAGGATATCGATAAATCGGCAGCGAAGTGGGCAGAAAAGCGATTCAAGCCCATTTCGCCGTCCATTTCACTGACGCAAGGCTTGTCCCGGCTGACAAAAGACGACCTGAACGTCATCCGTACGAATTTGGAGATAAAAGGGGTCAGCAGCCTGAAGAAGGATGAGCTGGTCGAGGTGCTCGCTAAAGGCATTGTGGAGCAAGCCCCCTATTATTTCGATCGGCTGGAGGAGCGGCGTTATGCTTTTACATCGAGCCTGGTTAACAGTAACGGGGTTGTGTCCCTGGAGGAGAAGGAATTTAACCCTTATCTCTTCAGTGACTTCGTTGATCTAGGGTTCATCTATACGGGCAGTATAAATGGAGCGAAGTCGCTTGTTATGCCGGCAGAGCTGCAGCAAGCGTTCAAGGCTATTGATACGCCAGCCTATCGTTCTATCGTGGCACGCAATACGGAATGGTGCAAGCTGACGCAAGGCTTGCTCTATTATTACGGGGCGCTGACCCCGGAGGATTTCGCCAAGCTTATTAAGAAGTATATCGGCGAGCAGGACAGCTCTGATATGGCATCCATTGTGTTGATGTATTCCGATCTTTATGACTATTATGTCGAGGACGGTATCTTCCGCTACATTTCGGTCTCTGATGAGGGGCATATCTGGGACGAGCAGAAGCTTAGACCAACCCTGGATTATTATCCGTTCACGAAGGAACAGCTGCTTCAAGCAGGCGAGGTTGATTTCGTGGACCGCACTCCTGCTCATCAAGCGTTCGCCGCATTCCTGTCGACCCATTTCGATATGTCACCTGAAGAAGCAGGCGAGGTTGCGGACGAGTGTGTCTCAAGCATTCAAGCCGGCTTCTCCATGCAAGACGTAATAGATGAGCTGGGGCTCATTATTGAATTTGAAAAACGAATCATGGAACGGTTCATGGGAGCCTTGATTCCACTTATGAATCAGACGCGCAAGTGGCATCTGAAGGGATATTCCCCAGACGAGTTTGCCGCCTCAAATGGGGTTGGACCTTTGGCGTCTCCTCCAGTCCGCAAGGCTGCTCCATCCAATGTCGTCAACTTCCCTACGGGCAATAAGGTTGGACGGAACGAGCCCTGCCCATGCGGCAGCGGCAAGAAGTATAAGAAATGCTGCGGCGGGTGA
- a CDS encoding AraC family transcriptional regulator has product MRFFSFKRNGRLYIRLLLGITVSISLFLMASSFVYFFAFSRILQEKAFESDLRNLQQTSRTVAKTTESAQTVSFQIYRNSSIAKILYYSDPNAFDVQAAMIDLGNYLSSMPFIHSIYVYNPAQERYYIAAQNGQRGIIGEDELMDESIASVLADYQQYRPFAPIPRTILPSTRFPEQTAVYTYLCYDAIGLEQKINSAVIVNVSAEWVNRELGSSASGRTFLIDDQDTIRSVNDLQASALDANDASWIQASIQKEEAGFRITQLQGTKMLLSHTSSDLYGWQYVRMTPYEEVVKEMTELRSKTLQLASLILITGLLLSWVVSRYLYAPINQMESRVADLESERRNTSYAIRQNALIKLIQIQDFNPQVQLEKLKRIGIAFDFTKPYRLAYMRLDGYKESESLQSKDLVTYKFAIMNIATEISSRQYGVDAVDLGEDGILLLMNLPEHSGSEMEPVRDMLLEIQNACMEFIRMGLTIAVTPSTSRPEELHDAYKLAKEATLHRFFRGRACILETSELRLEPVAKYAFPVAKEKRMLDALLASKIDEAKSHLEDILSGTASYPISVVQSASAHISVSLGNMLAEIERNGLTRFGAPLQLSPPRFEQFETLAEMIQGYHCFFEELRETIVAKRSSKQEDLILRITGMIETRYADPNLSLNFIAEQLDMSTYHISRIYRQQTMTTIVDMINQVRISKAKELLGSTDLSISDIAEQVGYTSSSYLHRLFKKGNGVTPAEYRSAHSDRQQGS; this is encoded by the coding sequence TTGCGTTTTTTTTCATTTAAAAGAAACGGCAGACTGTACATTCGTTTATTGCTTGGCATCACCGTCAGCATCTCTTTGTTTCTCATGGCAAGCTCCTTTGTGTACTTTTTTGCGTTCTCGCGTATTCTCCAGGAGAAGGCATTCGAATCGGACCTGCGGAATCTGCAGCAGACCAGTCGAACGGTTGCCAAGACAACGGAAAGCGCGCAGACCGTATCCTTTCAGATCTACCGCAACAGCTCCATTGCCAAAATTCTGTACTACAGCGACCCGAACGCCTTCGACGTGCAGGCCGCCATGATCGATCTCGGCAATTATTTGTCGTCGATGCCCTTCATTCATTCCATCTACGTATACAATCCGGCGCAGGAGCGCTATTATATTGCCGCACAGAATGGACAACGGGGCATCATCGGCGAAGACGAGCTGATGGATGAATCCATTGCCTCGGTACTCGCGGATTACCAGCAGTATCGGCCCTTCGCCCCCATTCCCAGAACCATCCTGCCATCGACTCGATTTCCGGAGCAAACGGCTGTCTATACCTATCTCTGCTATGATGCCATTGGTTTGGAGCAGAAGATCAATTCTGCCGTCATCGTGAATGTATCGGCGGAGTGGGTCAACCGTGAGCTTGGAAGCAGCGCCAGCGGGCGAACCTTCCTGATCGACGATCAGGACACGATTCGATCCGTCAACGATCTTCAGGCCTCTGCTCTCGATGCGAACGACGCGTCATGGATTCAAGCCTCCATCCAAAAGGAGGAGGCCGGCTTCCGTATTACACAGCTGCAGGGAACCAAGATGCTCCTCTCCCATACATCCTCGGATCTGTATGGCTGGCAATACGTCCGTATGACGCCTTATGAGGAGGTCGTGAAGGAGATGACGGAGCTGCGCTCCAAAACGCTCCAGCTTGCTTCGCTTATTCTGATAACCGGTCTCCTGCTCTCATGGGTGGTATCGCGCTACCTGTACGCGCCGATCAATCAGATGGAATCGAGAGTTGCCGATCTTGAATCGGAGAGGCGGAATACCAGCTATGCGATCCGGCAGAATGCGCTGATTAAGCTTATTCAAATTCAGGATTTCAACCCGCAGGTGCAGCTGGAGAAGCTGAAAAGAATCGGAATAGCCTTCGATTTCACGAAGCCGTACAGGCTTGCCTATATGAGACTGGATGGATACAAAGAGAGCGAATCGCTGCAATCGAAGGATCTGGTCACCTACAAATTCGCCATAATGAACATCGCGACCGAGATCAGTTCCAGGCAATATGGCGTGGATGCTGTGGATTTGGGCGAGGACGGCATTCTGCTGCTAATGAACCTCCCCGAGCACAGCGGCTCGGAGATGGAGCCCGTCAGAGATATGCTGCTCGAAATCCAGAACGCTTGTATGGAGTTTATTCGAATGGGATTGACGATTGCCGTCACTCCTTCTACTAGCCGTCCGGAGGAGCTGCACGACGCATACAAGCTAGCCAAGGAAGCAACGCTGCACCGCTTCTTCCGCGGTCGCGCATGTATCTTGGAGACGAGTGAGCTGCGGCTTGAGCCTGTTGCCAAATACGCGTTCCCCGTTGCCAAAGAAAAACGGATGCTGGATGCGCTGCTGGCCAGCAAAATCGATGAGGCCAAGAGCCACCTTGAGGATATCCTGAGCGGAACGGCCTCTTATCCCATTTCGGTTGTACAATCCGCATCCGCGCATATATCCGTTTCCCTGGGCAATATGCTTGCCGAAATTGAGCGGAACGGGCTGACCCGCTTTGGCGCTCCGCTGCAGCTGTCTCCGCCCAGATTTGAGCAATTCGAGACGCTTGCGGAGATGATTCAGGGTTATCACTGTTTTTTTGAGGAGCTGAGGGAGACGATTGTCGCCAAGCGAAGCAGCAAGCAGGAGGATTTAATATTGCGTATTACGGGCATGATTGAAACCCGTTATGCCGATCCCAATCTCAGCCTGAACTTTATCGCGGAGCAGCTTGACATGTCGACCTATCACATTAGCCGCATCTACCGCCAACAGACGATGACGACGATCGTCGATATGATCAACCAGGTTCGGATCAGCAAGGCGAAGGAGCTTCTCGGCAGCACCGATCTATCCATATCGGATATCGCAGAGCAGGTGGGCTACACCAGCAGCTCATACCTTCATCGCCTCTTCAAAAAAGGGAATGGGGTTACGCCAGCCGAATACCGAAGCGCCCATTCTGACAGGCAGCAGGGCAGCTAG
- the fetB gene encoding iron export ABC transporter permease subunit FetB — protein MTLMALSFTLVFVLITMFVSFWKKLGLEKSIAVGCIRAAVQLLAIGYVLHYVFGTDHFGMLVVIIVIMIAVASWNAAKRGAGMEGVFWRIALTIAAMEAFMMLFLLGLGIIEPKPQYIIPLSGMTIGNAMIVAGLFTTSVKRELVSSRGEIETLLALGASTGQALQGAMKRAVRFSMIPTIDSLKTVGLVQLPGMMTGMIIAGADPVEAVRYQILILFSHTASAAMTSMLLSMLYPKLLMTSDMRIRQLPEE, from the coding sequence ATGACTTTAATGGCGCTCAGCTTCACTCTTGTATTTGTGTTAATCACCATGTTTGTGTCCTTCTGGAAGAAGCTTGGATTGGAGAAAAGCATCGCCGTAGGCTGCATCCGGGCAGCCGTCCAGCTTCTGGCTATTGGTTATGTGCTGCATTATGTGTTTGGGACCGATCATTTCGGCATGCTAGTGGTCATTATTGTGATCATGATCGCTGTCGCTTCGTGGAACGCAGCGAAGCGGGGAGCTGGCATGGAGGGGGTATTCTGGCGGATCGCGTTAACCATTGCGGCGATGGAAGCATTTATGATGTTGTTCCTACTGGGACTCGGCATCATTGAGCCGAAGCCGCAATATATCATTCCACTCAGCGGTATGACCATCGGCAACGCTATGATTGTAGCGGGCCTCTTCACCACATCGGTCAAGCGCGAGCTTGTCAGCTCTAGAGGGGAGATTGAAACGCTGCTGGCGCTTGGCGCATCCACGGGTCAAGCGCTGCAGGGCGCGATGAAGCGGGCCGTGCGGTTCAGCATGATTCCAACAATCGACAGTCTGAAGACAGTGGGACTTGTTCAGCTGCCGGGTATGATGACGGGCATGATTATCGCTGGAGCGGACCCTGTTGAAGCGGTTCGGTATCAGATTCTCATCCTGTTCTCACATACCGCATCAGCGGCGATGACGAGCATGCTGCTCAGCATGCTGTATCCCAAGCTGCTGATGACGAGCGACATGCGCATCCGACAGCTGCCGGAGGAGTAG
- a CDS encoding ABC transporter permease subunit, which translates to MLRTKGVIRELYRNRILLLMLLPTLLYFLINNYLPMIGIYYAFVQFDFNFNLFKMDFVGLQNFEFLWKSGKLMELTLNTIGYNIAFLVLVNVLSITVAVLLSEIRGKWFKKVTQSVLFLPYFVSFVILSVIVFNLFNYEQGVLNTVLQQFGAEPVDVYSKPKLWILFIILFYLWKNFGYSMVIYLAAITGISEEYYEAAKIDGANIFQRSWHITVPMLKTTFVILLLFALGSIMKGQFDLFYQMVGNNGLLYSTTDILDTYVYRSMRVTFDMGMATAAGVYQSIFGFTLIMIVNAVIRRINKDYALF; encoded by the coding sequence ATGCTACGCACAAAAGGAGTAATCAGAGAGCTTTACAGGAACCGCATCCTGCTGCTGATGCTCCTGCCCACGCTGCTGTACTTCCTAATTAACAACTACCTTCCCATGATCGGCATCTATTACGCGTTTGTGCAGTTTGACTTTAATTTCAATCTGTTCAAGATGGATTTCGTCGGACTGCAGAACTTCGAATTCTTATGGAAGTCGGGCAAGCTGATGGAGCTGACGCTCAATACGATCGGCTACAACATCGCGTTCCTCGTCCTCGTCAATGTTCTATCGATAACGGTAGCCGTGCTGCTCAGCGAGATTAGAGGCAAATGGTTCAAGAAGGTGACGCAGTCCGTGCTGTTCCTGCCGTACTTCGTATCCTTTGTTATCTTAAGCGTCATCGTATTCAATTTGTTCAACTACGAGCAGGGCGTCCTGAATACGGTGCTGCAGCAATTCGGCGCGGAACCAGTCGACGTCTACAGCAAGCCGAAGCTGTGGATTCTGTTCATTATCCTCTTCTATCTATGGAAGAACTTTGGTTACAGCATGGTCATCTATCTGGCGGCTATAACAGGGATCAGCGAGGAGTATTACGAGGCCGCCAAGATTGATGGCGCGAATATCTTCCAAAGATCCTGGCATATCACGGTACCGATGCTGAAGACAACGTTCGTCATTCTGCTGCTGTTCGCGCTCGGCAGCATCATGAAGGGGCAGTTCGATCTGTTCTATCAGATGGTTGGCAACAATGGCCTCCTCTACAGCACGACGGACATTCTCGATACGTATGTGTACCGCTCGATGAGGGTGACCTTCGATATGGGGATGGCGACAGCCGCCGGCGTGTATCAGTCGATCTTCGGCTTCACGCTTATTATGATCGTAAACGCCGTTATTCGCAGAATCAACAAGGACTACGCGTTATTCTAG
- a CDS encoding extracellular solute-binding protein, with amino-acid sequence MLGKSKKMTCLMLAFVLLLSVLAACSSNNNGGNGGNSSAKPSESASPSASSAAKEEPAGLDTSKKVELQFYMLGNAPKDLPKIEAEINKMALEDLNATVKFNYTTWTDWDQKYKLLLSTGQAVDLIFTAEWTQYQQYSKKGAFLPLEDLLPKAAPTLYEFVPQDMWDAVKIDGHIYTVPATYKEYVTNGFVWREDLRAKHNLPKPVDIPTLEAYLDGIKKNEPGIQPIAIGAGIDGALSDVYLEFYRKWVGAMSYGMIAPYADPANITSYWGSPEHLEDLQTFKRWADNGYFSKNELNETEGSQDKLANGTAAAMLGDNPTRYNSTLNKMKSVHPEWDLGYHPFGLTNGYATPVHPIHNGFAVPKNSKNAERALAFYEKMVTDKRYNLLTQYGFEGVNYTVENGYYKMVGDANTNGFGREAMNGWAWRNPEFMLFEPSYDNVEKIFAELDKVQQPDIFTGFAEDYTEYQAERAALEQVEKQYLFPLMAGQVADVEAGLATFMEKAKQAGLDKVQEAYKKQWLAYLAERG; translated from the coding sequence ATGTTGGGGAAATCGAAAAAAATGACATGTCTCATGCTGGCGTTCGTGCTGCTGCTATCTGTTCTGGCTGCATGCTCCAGCAACAACAACGGTGGCAATGGCGGCAACAGCTCGGCGAAGCCAAGCGAGTCTGCTTCTCCTTCGGCCAGCTCTGCGGCCAAAGAAGAGCCAGCAGGCCTTGATACGTCGAAGAAGGTGGAGCTGCAATTCTACATGCTTGGCAATGCGCCGAAGGATCTGCCCAAGATCGAAGCGGAGATTAACAAGATGGCTCTGGAGGATCTTAACGCAACCGTCAAGTTCAACTACACCACATGGACGGATTGGGATCAGAAATATAAGCTGCTGCTCTCCACCGGGCAGGCTGTTGACCTGATCTTCACCGCGGAGTGGACGCAGTACCAGCAATATTCGAAGAAAGGCGCGTTCCTGCCGCTTGAGGATCTATTGCCCAAGGCTGCGCCGACGCTGTATGAATTTGTACCGCAGGATATGTGGGACGCGGTTAAGATCGACGGCCACATCTACACTGTGCCTGCAACATACAAGGAATACGTGACAAATGGCTTTGTCTGGCGGGAGGATCTGCGCGCCAAACATAATCTGCCGAAGCCGGTCGATATCCCGACGCTGGAAGCGTATTTGGACGGCATCAAAAAAAATGAACCCGGCATCCAACCGATCGCGATCGGCGCGGGCATTGACGGGGCATTATCTGACGTATATCTGGAGTTCTATCGCAAGTGGGTTGGCGCCATGTCGTATGGTATGATCGCGCCTTACGCCGATCCGGCCAACATTACGTCCTACTGGGGTTCCCCGGAGCATCTGGAGGATCTGCAGACGTTCAAGCGTTGGGCGGACAACGGTTACTTCTCCAAAAACGAGCTGAACGAAACGGAAGGCAGCCAGGATAAGCTGGCGAACGGCACGGCGGCGGCGATGCTTGGCGATAACCCGACTCGCTACAACAGCACGCTGAACAAGATGAAGTCGGTGCATCCGGAGTGGGATCTCGGCTATCACCCGTTTGGTCTGACGAACGGCTATGCGACGCCGGTGCATCCGATCCACAACGGCTTCGCCGTTCCGAAGAACAGCAAAAACGCGGAGCGCGCGCTGGCCTTCTACGAGAAGATGGTTACGGACAAACGTTATAATCTGCTGACGCAATATGGCTTTGAAGGCGTGAACTATACAGTAGAGAACGGCTATTACAAGATGGTCGGCGATGCCAATACCAACGGCTTCGGACGCGAAGCGATGAACGGATGGGCATGGCGCAATCCAGAATTTATGCTGTTTGAACCAAGCTATGACAACGTTGAGAAGATTTTTGCCGAGCTTGATAAAGTGCAGCAGCCTGATATTTTTACAGGCTTTGCGGAGGATTATACGGAGTACCAGGCGGAGAGAGCCGCACTGGAGCAGGTGGAGAAGCAATACCTGTTCCCGCTGATGGCCGGTCAGGTCGCCGACGTTGAGGCAGGCCTCGCTACCTTCATGGAGAAGGCGAAACAGGCGGGACTCGACAAGGTGCAAGAGGCGTATAAGAAGCAGTGGCTCGCTTATTTGGCTGAGCGGGGCTAA
- a CDS encoding acyltransferase domain-containing protein, giving the protein MELLLLSEEVTEHYCRKILMPEGATAILVQIAGAINQDQKLYDIYEAFYRHEIESGHWTTVWEPLTIDPYVTEVFGDEASLFYLHAALQRLPLAEQRYAERGLSDALFVETMRDIGVWVQNAYHLVGYYAIRNFSWIWRHLEARMFRLGSMQYIETKFSGIVKGFYNAEQDAFLLLCGPGMELRANGDMQGVCQKEKTTDGFVTVYEETEDYYRGHPVTPIGKGLREQVTLRKDEWAKVLDKDDSLLEIHIPRDAAFDMESVKASYAEAKHFFAAYFPEIKCKGMVCHTWLFTPQLRDMLSSSSNIIRFQKQFYLYPTAGSVRFLWNFVFNELTEVKDAVADTSLRKKVLDYVQEEREIFDMNGVFLDLCGEFGDVSYKE; this is encoded by the coding sequence ATGGAACTGTTGTTATTATCCGAGGAGGTAACCGAGCATTACTGCAGGAAAATTCTAATGCCAGAGGGTGCGACTGCCATACTGGTGCAAATCGCGGGTGCTATTAACCAGGATCAGAAGCTTTATGACATTTATGAAGCCTTCTATCGCCATGAAATAGAGAGCGGCCATTGGACGACGGTCTGGGAGCCTTTAACGATAGATCCTTACGTGACGGAAGTGTTCGGAGATGAAGCTTCCTTGTTCTATTTGCATGCGGCGCTGCAGCGGCTGCCTCTCGCGGAGCAGAGGTATGCCGAACGAGGACTCAGCGACGCTCTATTTGTGGAGACAATGCGGGATATCGGGGTATGGGTGCAGAACGCCTATCATCTGGTCGGCTACTATGCCATACGTAATTTCAGCTGGATATGGCGGCATCTGGAAGCAAGAATGTTCCGTCTCGGCAGCATGCAATATATAGAAACGAAGTTTTCAGGGATCGTCAAAGGCTTTTACAACGCTGAGCAAGACGCCTTCCTGCTCTTATGCGGCCCCGGCATGGAGCTAAGAGCCAACGGCGATATGCAGGGCGTCTGCCAGAAGGAGAAGACGACCGACGGGTTCGTGACGGTATACGAGGAGACCGAGGATTATTATCGGGGGCATCCTGTAACCCCTATTGGCAAGGGCCTGCGTGAGCAGGTTACGCTGAGGAAAGACGAATGGGCGAAGGTGCTGGACAAGGATGACAGCTTGCTCGAAATTCATATCCCAAGAGATGCCGCCTTCGATATGGAGAGCGTCAAAGCCTCCTACGCGGAGGCCAAGCATTTTTTTGCAGCTTACTTTCCAGAGATCAAGTGTAAGGGGATGGTATGCCATACGTGGCTATTTACGCCTCAGCTGCGGGATATGCTTTCTTCATCAAGCAATATTATCCGGTTTCAGAAGCAATTCTATCTGTATCCGACCGCAGGCTCGGTTCGTTTCTTATGGAACTTCGTATTTAATGAGTTGACCGAGGTCAAGGATGCGGTCGCTGATACGTCATTAAGAAAAAAAGTATTGGATTATGTGCAAGAAGAGAGAGAGATATTTGATATGAACGGCGTATTTCTTGACCTATGCGGCGAATTCGGCGATGTAAGCTATAAGGAATGA
- a CDS encoding carbohydrate ABC transporter permease, with amino-acid sequence MKIREDSATKWFRLLAYTVVLAGSIACILPFVLILSASFTSNESILQEGYGLIPPKFSLEGYEIIFRIPGDVLRAYGVTTFTTIVGTTIGLLLMTMAGYVLQRKDFKYRNLFSFLIYFTTLFGGGLVPYYMLITNYMKFTDTMYALIWPSLMSPFLIILMRSFINSAIPDEVIESAKIDGANDFTIYYRVVLPLAIPGLATVGLFLALHYWNDWFSSALFINDAAKYQLQFYLYNIINTSMFLNSIGAGAGVVLSEGVPSESMKMAMAIVVTGPILLLYPFIQRYFVKGLTIGAVKG; translated from the coding sequence GTGAAAATTAGGGAAGACAGCGCCACCAAATGGTTTCGACTGCTGGCCTACACCGTTGTGCTGGCGGGAAGTATCGCCTGCATCCTGCCATTCGTCTTAATCTTATCGGCTTCCTTCACCAGCAACGAATCCATTCTTCAGGAGGGCTATGGGCTAATCCCGCCCAAGTTCTCATTGGAAGGCTACGAGATCATCTTCCGTATTCCCGGAGACGTGCTGCGCGCTTATGGCGTCACTACGTTCACGACGATTGTCGGCACGACGATTGGACTCCTGCTTATGACAATGGCGGGATACGTATTGCAGCGCAAGGACTTCAAGTACCGCAACCTGTTTTCGTTCCTGATCTATTTCACGACGCTGTTCGGGGGCGGACTTGTTCCTTATTATATGCTGATTACGAACTACATGAAGTTTACGGACACGATGTACGCTTTGATCTGGCCTTCGCTCATGTCGCCGTTCCTTATTATATTGATGAGGAGCTTCATTAACTCCGCTATACCGGATGAGGTCATCGAATCCGCGAAGATAGACGGAGCCAATGACTTCACTATTTATTACCGCGTGGTGCTGCCGCTGGCGATACCCGGTCTTGCGACTGTTGGTTTGTTCCTGGCGCTGCATTATTGGAATGACTGGTTCTCGTCCGCGCTGTTCATTAATGACGCGGCCAAGTATCAGCTGCAATTCTATCTCTACAATATCATCAACACCTCGATGTTCCTGAACAGCATCGGAGCGGGCGCCGGCGTCGTTTTGTCGGAGGGCGTTCCGTCCGAGTCCATGAAGATGGCGATGGCTATCGTCGTAACGGGGCCGATTCTGCTGCTGTATCCGTTTATCCAGCGTTATTTTGTGAAAGGGCTTACGATTGGCGCGGTAAAAGGTTAG